ATTTGTCATGCTAGTTCACAACACAGGAACCAGATGTTTCACATGCTACtctggtatttgtttcattagtccattgttgatatagtcccgagtggcacagtggtctaagacactgcatctcagtggttgaGGTGGCACTACCGACACCctagttcgaatccaggctgtatcacaactggccctgattgggtgtcccataggACTGCGTACAGTTGGCCTacattgtctgggtttggccggtgtaggcaatcattgtaaataacaatttgttcttaactgactttcctagttaaataaaaaaaatgcatgtcagcaatcaagttttcaagatattgaaCTTTCATCATGTTGAATGTATCATACCTTCTGTATTATGAAAGTTAAATGTCTTGAAAACTTGATCGCTGACATGCAAAAtatttgggactatatcaacaacatttgggactatatcaacaacatttgggactatatcaacaacaTTTGGGACTATATCAGCAACATTTGGGACTATATCAGCAACATTTGGGACTATATCAGCAAcatttgggactatatcaacaacatttgggactatatcaacaacatttgggactatatcaacaacatttgggactatatcaacaacatttgggactatatcaacaacatttgggactatatcaacaacaTTTGGGACTATATCAGCAACATTTGGGACTATATCAGCAAcatttgggactatatcaacaacaTTTGGGACTATATCAGCAACATTTGGGACTATATCAGCAAcatttgggactatatcaacaacatttgggactatatcaacaacatttgggactatatcaacaacaTTTGGGACTATATCAGCAACATTTGGGACCACACCAATAGATCGGGACTATATTTTGGGACTGGGAGttttttgggactatatcaacaacaTTTGGGACCAGGTGTGTAACTCTGATCCATTTAAATTTGATCAGATTTCCTAACCAGCTACAATTAAACTATTGATACTTACACTGATATCACTTTTCAGCGCTCAGGGCAGCATTATTGATAGACATCTAGGGCCTCAAAGACAGAGTAGCACAGGAAGTACTGCATAACCCATTGGTGAGCTCACTGGTCACATGACAGGAAGAATGAAGGCAACTACCTGTCCAATCACGTTATGGGACAGCTTGTCCCCCATATCCCCTTACATGGTGTCTCCATTATTCATTAGCCCTGAGCTGCACAGCTGAATGACTCTACCTGTTTGAGAGACATCTATTCAGAACAACTGTCCACCTGTGCAGAACTTCCCAATGTGAACTCACCAAAGacaagaaaaagagaaaaaacgTATTTAATAGTGTAAACTAAAGGATTCACATTTGCCTGGACAGCGGACACTTACAGTATACCTGTCGCTGCCTTTCATTTCCAGCAGTGACTCCTGCACCCGTCTGCTGTTCCTTGGTCACCGGTATGTTCGCTGCGGCGACTAAGAACTTTGTGAAGCAGGTGGGAGACACAGGTCGGTTGATCCCTGTACCGAGCCTGAGTGAGGCTGACCGCTACCAACCCCTCAGCCTGGtcaccaggaagaggaagagacactTCTGGAAGAAAACCAAGTACGCCTCAACCCCCTTCTCCCTGAAAGACATCCTGGTGGGGGAGAAGGAGATCACAgcaggtagagtccagtgagggGAGGAATGCATGTTTATCAGCAGCTATTAACGCCTATGTCATTCATTATAGTGCATTATGAATAGCTTATAAGGTATTATAATGggcttataatgcattatgactGTCTTTGACTTTGAAAAAGTAAAGCATGTGTTTCTGCAGATGTAAAGCTAGTCTCATACAATATCAGATGCCTTTAACAATGTCTTTTATTCCATTCAAACAGGGGTGTCGTCCTACCAGCTCCTGAACTATGAGGACAAGTCTGACGTGGCCCTGAACGGCAGATTAGGGAACCACCTGCTGAACGACGTGGGGTTCAACATCAGTGGTTCAGACTCTGTGGCTGTCAAAGCCTCCTTTGGGATCGTCACCAAACACGAGGTAGAGGTCCCAACTCTGCTCAGGGAACTCAACTCCAGGTACACTGCAGGTGGTGGAAAATAGCTTAGAATTTAATCCATTTCATTCTGGTTTTGTTTCTGATAAGAAATTACCAATGACAAACAACTAATGTGTCAGGTTAGTTAATACATAACTACAATGATTAAATGTCACTATTTTGACATAACTACAATGATTAAATGTCACTATTTTGACATAACTACAATGATTAAATGTCACTATTTTGACATATAACTACAATGATTAAATGTCACTATTTTGACATAACTACAATGATTAAATGTCACTATTTTGACATAACTACAATGATTAAATGTCACTATTTTGACATAACTACAATGATTAAATGTCACTATTTTGACATATAACTACAATGATTAAATGTCACTATTTTGACATAACTACAATGATTAAATGTCACTATTTTGACATATAACTACAATGATTAAATGTCACTATTTTGACATAACTACAATGATTAAATGTCACTATTTTGACATAACTACAATGATTAAATGTCACTATTTTGACATAACTACAATGATTAAATGTCATTATTTTGACATAACTACAATGATTAAATGTCACTATTTTGACATAACTACAATGATTAAATGTCACTATTTTGACATAACTACAATGATTAAATGTCACTATTTTGACATAACTACAATGATTAAATGTCACTATTTTGACATAACTACAATGATTAAATGTCACTATTTTGACATAACTACAATGATTAAATGTCACTATTTTGACATAACTACAATGATTAAATGTCACTATTTTGACATAACTACAATGATTAAATGTCACTATTTTGACATAACTACAATGATTAAATGTCACTAATGTCAAAATTGCTGACATCTTTTaaaccaatgagggttcagaactttaaagccaattatctcagaatcatCTTTTTCCAGATAGAACCAAGCTGTCGATATTCTAATGAGACCATGTTggttgtacatactgtatattacacCTGGACAGTAGAAGTCTTTCTGACACAGCTTTGTGTTCTGGTTTCTTTCCACTATAGGAAAGTGGATCTGGATCACTGTCTGATTCGTCAGTCCAAAGAAAGTGGGCGGAGTGTTCTCTGCATTGTCATGGAGAGCATCCGTTCGACGCGTCAGTGTTCTCTCACTGTCCACGCTGGCATGAGACGGACGACTATGAGGGTAAGAGTCAGTGTTCTCTCACTGTCCACGCTGGCATGAGACGGACGACTATGAGGGTAAGAGTCAGTGTTCTCTCACTGTCCACGCTGGCATGAGACGGACGACTATGAGGGTAAGAGTCAGTGTTCTCTCACTGTCCACGCTGGCATGAGACGGACGACTATGAGGGTAAGAGTCAGTGTTCTCTCACTGTCCACGCTGGCATGAGACGGACGACTATGAGGGTAAGAGTCAGTGTTCTCTCACTGTCCACGCTGGCATGAGACGGACGACTATGAGGGTAAGAGTCAGTGTTCTCTCACTGTCCACGCTGGCATGAGACGGACGACTATGAGGGTAAGAGTCAGTGTTCTCTCACTGTCCACGCTGGCATGAGACGGACGACTATGAGGGTAAGAGTCAGTGTTCTCTCACTGTCCACGCTGGCATGAGACGGACGACTATGAGGGTAAGAGTC
This genomic interval from Oncorhynchus gorbuscha isolate QuinsamMale2020 ecotype Even-year unplaced genomic scaffold, OgorEven_v1.0 Un_scaffold_1235, whole genome shotgun sequence contains the following:
- the pjvk gene encoding pejvakin, producing MFAAATKNFVKQVGDTGRLIPVPSLSEADRYQPLSLVTRKRKRHFWKKTKYASTPFSLKDILVGEKEITAGVSSYQLLNYEDKSDVALNGRLGNHLLNDVGFNISGSDSVAVKASFGIVTKHEVEVPTLLRELNSRKVDLDHCLIRQSKESGRSVLCIVMESIRSTRQCSLTVHAGMRRTTMRFQIEDGQNPKGRDKAIVIPAHTTIAFSIFELFVRLDGRLDDRTFEELTHTHSDTYMDDVVTDYYEKAASMTDVSSTYPRGDSHSRVNLLNHNIPKGPCALCGRGQTPRETVYGCLECSSGGHKYVRLHVVPCFDLWHKTLS